One region of Duncaniella freteri genomic DNA includes:
- a CDS encoding transposase family protein, with the protein MPEGLDELFEMVKFEKTDQSYDIWLDEKKKLSDEDFRNPNIVARGYTDYVTVQDYPMRGRPVFLHMRKNKWWDKKTNEIFSYNLELPNEERTRLSAEFVAFLKDEGGDDGIVD; encoded by the coding sequence TTGCCAGAAGGATTGGACGAACTGTTTGAGATGGTCAAGTTTGAAAAGACAGACCAGTCCTACGACATATGGCTTGACGAGAAGAAGAAACTGTCGGATGAGGATTTCCGCAATCCGAACATTGTGGCACGTGGATACACGGATTACGTTACAGTGCAGGACTATCCGATGCGCGGCAGACCGGTGTTCCTGCACATGCGCAAGAACAAATGGTGGGACAAAAAGACCAACGAGATATTCTCATATAACCTGGAACTGCCCAACGAGGAGAGGACACGACTCAGCGCCGAGTTCGTGGCTTTTTTAAAAGACGAAGGTGGAGACGACGGCATTGTCGATTAA
- a CDS encoding transposase encodes MNVLAILKDFTFRCKSVFENTTTKMSKRFLNWLILTIRTVALIPGKVNFTRLSRYGGRTAKTFASNFKTSVDWMKVNIGMAQDCFEPADDMAVAIDPSFISKSGRLTYGIGRFWSGVAQRVKRGLEIMAIGAISLSKHTCVMLGAVQSPNFRTLESEKQMSMLGWYVALVRSKATELLSLTDILVADAFFSKYEFVNEVIGMGFRFVGRLRANSYLRYLAIPDSSAPRRRGRKKKYGEKVDFSNLDMSVFTSFIYEDSKGNKNRCHTAVVHSRALKRDIRIVVCPVENAEPLLYFSTDTNMRPEKIIGFYRTRFQIEFGIRDAKQFTGLQSQQTRDRERLDFAFNLSFTALNVCKEVIRKDYPDLSVAQFKRLMFESYLASTIISTCGKSPHLKIIQKINHRLTQLAA; translated from the coding sequence ATGAACGTATTGGCGATTCTCAAAGACTTCACCTTTCGGTGTAAGTCGGTATTTGAAAATACTACAACCAAGATGAGCAAAAGGTTCCTCAACTGGCTGATTTTAACAATACGCACTGTGGCGTTGATTCCGGGCAAAGTCAATTTTACCCGGCTGTCGCGCTATGGCGGTCGTACAGCCAAGACCTTTGCTTCCAATTTCAAGACATCCGTAGACTGGATGAAAGTCAACATAGGTATGGCGCAGGATTGTTTTGAGCCGGCCGATGACATGGCAGTGGCAATCGATCCGTCGTTCATTTCAAAGTCAGGCAGACTGACGTATGGCATAGGCCGTTTCTGGTCAGGGGTGGCACAACGTGTGAAACGCGGTCTGGAGATAATGGCGATCGGGGCAATAAGTCTGAGTAAACATACATGCGTGATGCTCGGTGCTGTCCAGTCACCGAACTTCAGGACTCTTGAATCTGAGAAACAAATGTCAATGCTTGGCTGGTATGTGGCACTTGTCAGGTCAAAGGCGACAGAGCTGCTCTCACTGACGGATATTCTGGTTGCCGATGCCTTCTTTTCCAAATATGAATTTGTGAATGAAGTGATTGGCATGGGATTTCGATTTGTCGGGAGATTACGTGCCAACTCATATCTGAGGTATCTGGCCATACCGGATTCCTCCGCCCCGCGAAGACGCGGCAGAAAGAAAAAGTATGGAGAGAAAGTGGATTTCTCCAACCTTGACATGTCCGTGTTCACTTCATTCATATATGAGGATTCCAAAGGAAACAAAAACCGATGTCACACGGCGGTCGTGCATTCGAGGGCATTGAAACGCGACATCCGTATCGTGGTCTGTCCGGTTGAAAACGCAGAGCCTCTTCTTTACTTCTCTACCGACACCAATATGAGGCCTGAAAAGATCATCGGTTTCTACCGCACCCGCTTTCAGATTGAGTTCGGTATACGCGATGCCAAGCAGTTTACCGGACTTCAGTCACAGCAGACCCGCGACAGGGAGCGGCTTGACTTTGCGTTCAATCTTTCCTTCACTGCCCTCAATGTCTGCAAAGAGGTCATAAGGAAGGATTATCCGGATCTTTCGGTAGCGCAGTTCAAACGGCTTATGTTTGAATCTTATCTCGCCTCAACAATTATTTCGACTTGCGGAAAATCTCCGCATCTAAAAATAATTCAGAAAATAAATCATCGGTTGACTCAGTTAGCGGCTTAG